From the genome of Salvia splendens isolate huo1 chromosome 7, SspV2, whole genome shotgun sequence:
aattactccctcaaTCTAAAATTAGTTGagtcatatttatttttggcTTTCCTatattatttgagttattttatttattgaaaaaaaaggaaagcattcaatcatttttattttgttctttttttacattaattactCTCTTTTCTATCTTGTACTAGCATTACTTTATTGgttctcctattttattttatttttttatttaatccattaaacacaattttcttaaattttatgttTGAAAGAAACTTATCAACTAACATAGAACAGAAGAGAGTACGAGTAAATAATTTTATTCAGAGAGAAAGAAATTTGCATAGTTGGCCAATGATCACATTCTTTCTTTCCTTTCTATGCGTGGTTGGCCAACGATCAAATTCTTTCCATTCCTTGAAAATACATACATGTGGGGAAATAGAAATGTATAATCTCACTAGTAATTTTGAAGACATCAATTGCCTTGGACCATTGTaagataaataatttatgagtATTAGCTATTTTTGTGAATGTATTTTCAGTTTGAGAGGTTTCACTCAATTATCTCTATATTAATTATTACGAGGAAGTTTCCATATAAAATAGTCAAAACATGAGAATATTAGGCGTGATGGCTAAGTCTAAAATTCTTGGATTCAATTTGAatactaaaacaaagaaaattgAAGTAAAAGTTGTTGTTCAtgcaaattgaataaaaaactgAGAAAAGAATTAGGCAAATTAAAGTAAAAAGCCATCAGTAGTATGGCCCACTTAAAACAGAGTCGATCCAAGGTGGTAGGGGTCCATTAGATGTGATCCATATACATGCTCCACGACCCCTGTTCCCACTCCCACTCAATCATTTCTCCACatatattctttttttaaaaaaaattagccaTATAATTGTCTCACCCCTCAATAATAGTAGGAGTAAcaattaattactagtactactatttccTAAGGTTTTTCAGATTTGACTgcaaatttattttgtatatgtggAATCGGTAAGGACTTACAATAAAGTGGAAATTATATCTCTATAATTTGTTGCGTCACGTGCATGAATAATGAACTTAGTTTtgctaaaaatatactccctccgtcccatgctactcgcacttttcattttaggccgtaaatttgggattgatttttttgtgtaattaaaaaagaattttaggtgtaatgagacatcacttaataaaagagctcttaacttaaactaacatattaattaaatgcattaattctaacttaaattataaatagtgtaaggactttgtgacgagccgaaaagcaaacgtgcgagtagcacgggacggagggagtacataaaaCGAGCCATATAcaagattcattatttattactattataaaacAAATCTAACATTtctttaagaaaataaaaagaggtAACATGATTTCCGACTAGAATAGGAAAACACTCCACGCTCTTGTTTACATATAACTAGATGATCACTTTGTGCTATAATAGTAATGTAGTCAAAAGTGACAATTTCAGATTGCATTTTTTTACAATAACTAGTAGACTATTATTCCACCCTCAGATAATTGGCCCATCTCGGATATTTGTTCCACGCTATATTTATATTCTATCCAAATGATGCCTAATAATTTTTCAATTTCCCGAACCGAATTATCAAAGTAAAAATAGAATTCAAACACGACATGGAAAAAGAGATTGGAACATAGACCAAATTGACTCATCGCAAGTTCTAGGAAGGCCGTGGATGGAAAATTCCTTATGATAAGTGGATGGGATTAACAaggtagtattaattttttagatGAGATTAGCCGAATATAAGGTCAACAGGACGCAAATTGGGGATGACTTTAACAacttaggtggtgttcggtttctagataaaataataccaagatataatttaAGATTAAGTTGTaagaatattttaattggaatgagtttataattaattatcacatgattattcatctaagATACAACTTGCAAACCAAACTGGCCCATAGTATATGAATTACCATAATAACATACCCCTAGTAAATTTTTGTGTGGGATTAAGGAATGGACGGTTGTAGTTGAGCTTAgcaagtagtagtaatttttagaTTAGGATGAAGTTAATTTTTGAGATGGGACTAACAAACAAGTAAGAGACGTGAATCTCATCCCCTTCCACgcctataaatatcaaatccaaCCTCTCAACATATACTCCAAATCAACTCATCGCATAACAAGCCTACTTTCTAGTAATACTCATACACAACAAGAGAGAGAAACGTGAGAAAAGAAATGGCAAATTTTCCAGTGATCAGCTTGGAGAAGATGAATGGAGATGGAAGGGGCGCAATGATGGAGCAAATCAAAGACGCATGCGAAAACTGGGGCTTCTTCGAGGTAGATTTCTCCCTTCTCATGCAGAAAACTGTATTTAGAATATTAATTGATTGAAATTTGCAGGTGGTGGAGCATGGAATTGAGCCGGAGTTCATGGACAAAGTGGAGAGGCTGACGAAGGAGCACTACCGCAAATGTATGGAGCAACGCTTCAACGAAATGGTCGCCAGCAAAGGCCTCGAGACTGTCCAGTCCGAGATCGACGATCTCGACTGGGAGAGCACCTTCTTCCTCCGCCATCTCCCCGTCTCCAACATCTCCGACATCCCCGACCTCGATCAGGAATACAAGTCAGTCATATAACATAATTAtcattaatttcataaataataaaaaatcgcAATTAAATTAGATCAAATTACCAACAACAACAGGGACGTGATGAGAGAGTTCGCCGCGAAGCTGGAGAAGCTAGCGGAGAAGCTTCTAGATTTGCTATGCGAGAATCTGGGCCTGGAAAAGGGCTATCTGAAGCAGGCCTTCCACGGCTCGAATGGGCCGAGCTTCGGCACCAAGGTCAGCAATTACCCGCCGTGCCCGAAGCCAGACCTGATCAAGGGGCTCCGGGCCCACACGGACGCCGGCGGCATCATCCTCCTCTTCCAGGACGACAAGGTGAGCGGcctccagctcctcaaggacgGGGAGTGGGTGGACGTGCCGCCAATGCGCCACTCCATTGTCATCAACCTCGGGGACCAGCTCGAGGTCATCACCAATGGGAAATACAAGAGCGTCATGCACAGGGTCATAGCGCAGACGGACGGAACGCGGATGTCCCTCGCCTCTTTCTACAACCCCGGGAGCGACGCCGTCATCTATCCGGCGCCGGCGCTTGTTGAAAACGAGGAGAAGCTCTACCCCAGATTCGTGTTCGAGGACTACATGAAGCTCTATGCCGGCCTCAAGTTCCAGGCTAAGGAGCCTCGATTCGAGGCATTTAAGAACCTCGAAGATGCTTCAACTGTTGCCTCTGCTTGATCattgatccatttttttattgtgttaTTATTATGCTACTACGCCTGTGTTTAGATCATATGGTAtcagtatgtgtatgtgtgctTGCTAGATTAGTGTGTGGGATGGGATGATTCAGCTTTGAAGAAGTCTGTCtctcaaataattaattattgtttctATGAAATGAATTCTTGTGTGAAGTGGTGATTGATTATTTAGTGGTGCATGATACTGTACTCCTCTGTTCCCGCATGGTTTGAATTTTATAAATCAGACACATAGTAATTGAAGGAAGATCAGGGGCAGCTGCTAAAAAGGCTTACTTTTGAAAATAAACAGTGTATATTGAATATAATATGCATCAAGTGTAATAAGACAGAGTCATGCTGCATTTAAACGGGGGGTTTGTTTCCCATTTGCCTCATTATTTGGGAACGACAAACCATTTACTACATGATAGAagtatgatataaatatatatttggtGTCCGTGAGAATGTAAAAGGCAGATTCTAGGGGTAATTTAATCCCACAAT
Proteins encoded in this window:
- the LOC121740832 gene encoding 1-aminocyclopropane-1-carboxylate oxidase 3-like yields the protein MANFPVISLEKMNGDGRGAMMEQIKDACENWGFFEVVEHGIEPEFMDKVERLTKEHYRKCMEQRFNEMVASKGLETVQSEIDDLDWESTFFLRHLPVSNISDIPDLDQEYKDVMREFAAKLEKLAEKLLDLLCENLGLEKGYLKQAFHGSNGPSFGTKVSNYPPCPKPDLIKGLRAHTDAGGIILLFQDDKVSGLQLLKDGEWVDVPPMRHSIVINLGDQLEVITNGKYKSVMHRVIAQTDGTRMSLASFYNPGSDAVIYPAPALVENEEKLYPRFVFEDYMKLYAGLKFQAKEPRFEAFKNLEDASTVASA